From Acipenser ruthenus chromosome 23, fAciRut3.2 maternal haplotype, whole genome shotgun sequence, the proteins below share one genomic window:
- the LOC117413464 gene encoding nuclear inhibitor of protein phosphatase 1 has translation MAANENAISPLFDCPTWAGKPPPGLHLDVVKIDKLVEKLIIDEKRYYLFGRNPDICDFTIDHQSCSRVHAALVYHKHLKRVFLIDLNSTHGTYLGRIRLEPHKPQQVPIDSTVSFGASTRLYTLREKPQTQPSTTTGDAKTGEDEELKGLLGLPEEETELENLTEFNTAHNKRISTLTIEEGNLDIQRPKRKRRSSRVIFSDEEEIINPEDVDPSVGRFRNMIQTAVVPIKKKKLEGHGTLGLEEAVARRMQNFPFSTGLYGDLPPTSHEAGGHSHGAHGGATILGGLPMPFPNLAPDVDLTPASVPPTVALNPTPTPGAGFPSESLNEPKKKKYAKEAWPGKKPTPSLLI, from the exons ATGGCTGCGAACGAGAACGCAATCAGCCCTCTGTTTGATTGTCCGACATG GGCAGGCAAACCACCCCCAGGGCTGCATTTGGACGTCGTAAAGATAGACAAGCTTGTAGAG AAACTGATTATTGATGAGAAGAGGTACTACCTGTTCGGCAGGAACCCTGATATCTGTGACTTTACGATTGATCACCAGTCCTGCTCCAGAGTGCATGCAGCCTTGGTCTACCACAAGCACTTGAAGAGGGTGTTCCTTATCGACCTCAACAGCA CACACGGCACATACCTGGGGCGCATCCGTCTGGAGCCCCACAAGCCGCAGCAGGTACCCATCGACTCGACGGTGTCATTCGGAGCCTCCACGAGACTCTACACCCTGCGAGAGAAGCCACAGACCCAGCCGAGCACGACCACTGGGGACGCCAAGACAGGGGAGGACGAGGAGCTGAAGGGGCTGCTAGGACTGCCGGAGGAGGAGACCGAACTGGAG AACCTGACAGAGTTCAACACAGCACACAACAAGCGAATCTCCACCCTGACCATCGAGGAGGGCAACCTGGATATCCAGCGACCGAAACGCAAGCGGAGGAGCTCCAGAGTGATCTTCAGCGATGAGGAAGAGATCATCAACCCAG AGGATGTGGATCCCTCAGTTGGTCGTTTCAGAAACATGATCCAAACAGCTGTTGTTCCAATAAAG AAGAAGAAGTTGGAAGGTCACGGCACGCTGGGGCTGGAGGAGGCGGTGGCCCGGCGCATGCAGAACTTCCCCTTCAGCACAGGGCTATATGGAGACCTGCCCCCCACCAGCCACGAGGCAGGGGGGCACTCCCACGGGGCTCACGGGGGGGCCACCATCCTGGGGGGGCTCCCCATGCCGTTCCCCAACCTTGCCCCCGACGTGGACCTGACCCCGGCCTCCGTCCCGCCCACCGTCGCCCtgaaccccacccccacccccgggGCTGGCTTCCCCTCCGAGTCACTCAACGAGCCCAAGAAGAAGAAATACGCCAAGGAGGCCTGGCCGGGCAAGAAGCCTACCCCCTCCCTGCTCATCTGA